The sequence AGATGAAACCCAAAGAGTGTGTAAACTTAAAACTTCAGATAACTGCATCTGACCACGTGATGCCCTGGTTAAGTCTTTAGGAAATCTTAAATTCTGAAATATCACCACTTGTGATTCTGTTATTCTGTTATACTCACATGTGCACACGGGCAACTGTTGAAATCGAGAAAAAGTCATCATTAAGCTATTTTAGCGCTTTCATTTGGAGAAAAGCTTTGTTGGTGGCCTGACACAGAAAAGCATGTGACTGTCTGCATGGATTTTTGGATTCGTCTACTGATGAAATGTATGTCATAGAGAGGAGCCAACTGGACCCTCGCTAGCTCGGGAGCACTTAAATTCTGACAGTTTGTCAAAGAGCTTACAGTCACCTGTGCTGAGGGTTGGTATATTTGAGCAGTTCTGCCAGCTGCAGCGGGTACTTGCAGATCTTCTGAACTGGAGTCAGCAAAAAACCATCCAAAGATATGTCAATCATCTTCTGAAGCAGTCGGCAAGCCTCAAAGAAGAATACATACTTGTTGACCTTCATCAACTTGGAGAGTTGGATGCAGGCATTGGGGTGGTTGTTGCAATACTCTGAATAGATCTGGAAATCTGTTTGCTGAACACAGACAACAACAAGTCGGGCTAGAGGTGAGAGAATGGTGTGGGAAGAGTGTTTAATATGTGACTGAAAACACCTCTCAGACCTGTCATGAAACATCATAAAGCATTTTCAATTAATCAGGCAAAAAAATGTAGGTGTAATATAAGCACTATGAAATGGACAACTCAGAAGGACTGAaagcagaagtgtgtgtgtgggttaaCTGGTTTTCTAAAGGTTTTAAGAAAACCAGTTgaagattttttgttgttttttgattCAGCTTACATGTTCAAGGAAGCAGCAACCAATCTCACTCAGATGTGGCTGCTCCTTGTTGAACTTCTGCTCGAGACCTTTGAGGAACTTCCTTTGGAATCGGTAGATCTCTTCGATATTCCCAAAGATGGTACGAAGCTGCTCTTCAGTGAACATGTCTGTCCTTTTGCGGCACTGTTTGATGTAACCCTGAGGGGCAGAGACAGGAGGAAAACCTGCTGATTTTAGATGTCAAACATACACAGAGCACAGTGTGTTCACAGACTAACTGTTCTCTCTCATTTTTCCACTTGGTTTGAATTTGGTCATTTGTACATTTCAGACTATCTCAGAGTTCAGGCCCAGATTTCCTGATGCTGGAGGACAGATTTCCAAAGTTCTTTTTCCTACATGCAGGTCAGGTTTGGGGGCCAAATAAAGGGACTTAGAATCACTGACAGGATCTTGCTGGGGGGCCTTGGGCGCTGGTGGAGAACGTCCAATGTGCTTTTTTGCTCAGCATGCTGCTGTCCAATGCAGCTTGGTCTTTGCTGTTGGTTGCAGCCACTTGGGGCCTCTGGGCTTATGTTGGTTCTCATTATGCGCATgctcaccccccccccaatcaaAATGGGCCACAGTGTTATCATTTCAGTAGTAATAAGAATGAAGTTTATGAAGTTTAGGAGTATACTTGCCAACATTTAGATGTAAATTGTCCTTTGTGTAAGTGCAGATGGGTGTGAGAACTGGAAAAGtggtttttaaaacttgttatGAAAGTGTATATGCAAAACTACTGCTATGTGAAATTAAACTGGTGAGATAAAGTATAACCGTTGGTGAATGTTTTGCTAATCAAAAACTGAACCCTTCTAAAAGAAGAACGTAGTGTAACTCAGTGCATACCAGTGATGTTGCAAGTGAgacaactgttgctgtgatttggcgcaatataaatacaactgaattgaAACTGAGCTGATGCTGGCATCATCACATTTTGAaaatttcttcaatacaatttAATATTGTCCTGGAGATCTAATAAGGTCAAACTTTcctaaaatgtctttttgtatttaaaaattaattctGTTAATTTTGCTTTTATTGGCAAGATTTAGGCAATGAAACTGGTATATGGCaattataaataatgaaaacctgaaattccattttaagcaataaattgccccccaaaaaaattATAACATAAGTTAATTTAACAatccattttcaaaaaaaagaattaaatatctatataaatatatatatgtatatgtatatatatatatatatatatatatatatatatatatatatatatatatatatatatatatatatatatatatatatatatatatatatatgtatatatacatatacagtggggcaaaaaagtatttagtcagccaccgattgtgcaagttcccccacttaaaatgatgacagaggtcagtaatttgcaccagaggtacacttcaactgtgagagacagaatgtgaaagaaaaatccatgaatccacatggtaggatttgtaaagaatttattggtaaatcagggtggaaaataagtatttggtcacctcaaacatggaaaatctctggctctcacagacctgtaacgtcttctgtaagaagcttttctgtcccccactcgttacctgtatgaatggcacctgtttgaactcatcatctgtataaaagacacctgtccacagcctcaaacagtcagactccaaactccgccatggccaagaccaaagagctttcgaaggacaccaggaaaagtattgtagacctgcaccagactgggaagagtgaatctacaataggcaagcagcttggtgtgaaaaaatcaactgtgggagcaatcatcagaaaatggaagacatacaagaccactgataatctccctcgatctggggctccacgcaagatctcatcccgtggggtcaaaatgatcatgagaacggtgagcaaagatcccagaaccacacggggggacctggtgaatgacctgcagagagctgggaccaaagtaacaaaggtcaccatcagtaacacactacaacggcagggaatcaaatcccgcagtgccagacgtgttccgctgctgaagccagtgcatgtccaggcccgtctgaagtttgccagagagcacatggatgatacagcagaggattgggagaatgtcatgtggtcagatgaaaccaaagtagaactttgtggtataaactcaactcgtcgtgtttggaggaagaagaatacggagttgcatcccaagaacaccatacctactgtgaagcatgggggtggaaacatcatgctatggggctgtttttctgccaaggggacaggacgactgatccgtgttaaggacagaatgaatggggccatgtatcgtgagattttgagccaaaacctccttccatcagtgagaactttgaagatgaaacgaggctgggtcttccaacatgacaatgatccaaaacacaccgcccgggcaacaaaggagtggctccataagaagcatttgaaagtcctggagtggcctagccagtctccagacctcaaccccatagaaaatctgtggcgggagttgaaagtccgtgttgctcggcgacagccccaaaacatcactgctctcgagaagatctgcatggaggaatgggccaaaataccagctactgtgtgtgcaaacctggtaaagacctatagtaaacgtttgacctctgttattgccaacaaaggttatgttacaaagtattgagttgtatttttgttattgaccaaatacttattttccaccctgatttacgaataaattctttacaaatcctaccatgtggattcatggatttttttttcacattctgtctctcacagttgaagtgtacctctggtgcaaattactgacctctgtcatcattttaatagaatagaatagaattcaactttattgtcattgcacatgcacaggtacagggcaacgaaatgcagtttgcatccatccagaagtgctttagtgatatagatatattacaatatatattagcaataatatagatatgtaagtatattacagaaatgggtctattatgttataatgtacacggtatgaagtatgttgtgaatattctataactataagtatgtacaggctgtagtgagtacaagctatgtacaggatatgaacaggatataaatatgaaaaactatacagaatatgaaataaataactttacaggaatctgagatatacagctatacagaaatgggaactatgcaagttgtaaacagttgtagggttaaaaattatcgtatgtacagaatgattgtttacacagggctatacagtagtgcagttaaggtaagtgagggtgtggataatttctacagaggctatattttaagtgggggaacttgcacaatcggtggctgactaaatacttttttgccccactgtgtatatatatatatatatatatatatatatatatatatatatatatatatatatatatatatatatatatatgtatatgtatgtatgtatatatgtatgtatgtatgtatatatatacatatatatatatatatatatatatatatatattaggggtgcaacgatattcgtatcgatattgaaccgttcgatacagtgctttcggttcggtacgcatatgtatcgaacaatacaaaatttgtaatttattttatcaactttccttctgacgatgctgtctgtgttgagagcgctcagtggatctgcgttcaactactccgcctaggctgcactgtccagcgcagatccactgagcgctcaacacagacagcatagtcagaaggaagagcgcagggcaagctagtgagacagaagctaagctctccttgcaacatggcaaattgaacctccctcaccctcattcagatctggcgtttggaattattttggttttcatgtgacgtatgaccctgaaggtaagcgagtcatggactaaagtaaaacagtatgttggatgtgccacgcaatgctcaattacatgggtgggagctagtgtgttagcgcagttagctcgttaacgtgttggccgtccagccccatgcacggggcgatcggcggtagctcgttaacggagatttgccgtgttgtggcgttaaggtcatttcaacgagattaacctgaaagcactagtgggaacacaacgaatatgactgcacatttacaccgacatcatcctagtgcaaagacaaaaacaacaagcatgctactaactttagccgagtcatttagacagccgttagcacaggattctccttatggggacctgatatgtttaatatgctgctgagaatatagcccagaagaagcgtatagtatagcttttattttggaaagagccatttctctgtaaacgTGGTGATTAAATTTCCTCTGCAGCAGCATTTTAACGTGAGCAAAAGGAGCCGTGAACGTACGAGGAGAAACGTGATGAAAATTAAATTCTCGCTAGCCCTgtattcctcaatcagatacagggctcgcaatatcgctagcccgatgtcccagggctagcgatttttcccgtcgggctattgtaggaaggaaaaatatatatcaatgcttttgcattctttcagaaatgtagctgggtaattatgtcattggcatcggtgagccactgtcaatatgtgacatattgaagtcgcgtttgaatttgcgcttgtttttttgctttcactttgcaatctcgcgaactgtgtatagagagcgacagcactgatctgtgagtgacgataatttgtgcaccaattcctctgacatcgtcttattaatcgttagcttactatgcaaacatgacaagtgaaatctcccgcagcttaaacatatgagaggttgatcgcgcagagaatcgctgagcttatgtgagtccgtgtgtaaaagtagcagtatatatattttagttctgctgagccaaataagacaggtcagggtgaagaagtgacagccaaagaaaagcttaccacaaaacggagaagttatgacaaatcagactataaggcaaaaagaaagtgcagctttatggtttcatggacaaaagaatttctggggctgcaatatgacgagctaaataaccagggctgcacataagtggtccgcaggtgcgcattcgctgtcaaaataaaaaaacacgcacaagggttagggttaaatttaaaaactgtacttttgagttaaaatatatatttataattttaataaatgacaaattaaaaaggcatgaacattttttttgtatcgaaaaaatatcgaaccgtgacaccaaagtatcgaaccgaaccgtgaattttgtgtatcgttgcacccctaatatatatatatatatatatatatatatatatatatatatatatatatatatatatatatacatagatagatagatttgtCGTTAAAGGAAAGAGCCAGAAAACTCATAAATGTATACAAAGCCAAAGTAAATAGTGCCCAGGGAGTGAGTGCTTTGGTGGAATTTTGCATTCTTGGAGTATTAACCTTCTCTTCCACAGGGTGTCTTTGgtcctgtctccctctcctCAAACCAAACTGGCCGCCCCCTCCATGagggaggtttcttccttttaaaagggagttttaccttcccactgttgccaagtgcttgatCTTTGGGGCtcctgtattattgtagggtctctgtTGCACATTGTAAAGGGTCTTGAGGCGAATCTAGTttgatgtataaataaaactgaactgaactgaattcttACATTAAAGTTCTGACCTGGAAGATGACATGTCTGTTGAAAATGTGACTCTGGCTTGTTGTACACTTTAATAAAGAAgcattgtttgtcttttttttttattacaaaatattgCACGTTTTAAAGTCTtgctcttaaaaaaaagaggcaacaaCAAAAGCTAAGAGAGGGTTGTAATTCATTCAGCAAGTCCCTGTGCTGGTCTGTACTCtgcccacagtccaaagacatgatTTACTCATAAATATCTACATTTCATAGATATTAATGTGAATGTAAATGACAGTTTGTCCTTATTTGTCAGCCCTGTGATCAATCCTCAGGCCTCTTATGCATTAACAGTTGGGCTAAGCTCAGTGACACTCAGGTGCTGGAGCTTGTACAAGCGGTAAAGAAAATGAATCGAAGGATGTAACCTGTGTATACATTATCATGCACCCTTGACTTGAATCAGGCTGCAGGTTAAATACTGTGGGGAGTGTGTGTTGACACTCAGAACAGGTGTAATACAGTCATTCACAATAAAGTTCGAGCTGGTCAAGCAAATAATGGGATgagaaaaatggcaaaatgagATGGTCAATGAAACTACGGGAGAATTTAGACATTTAGACGGTTGGCAGATATATTGGAGACATACAAGAGAGTTAAGCAGACAAAGTTCCTCATCTAGAAATCGATTTCTAGATGAAGCTCGAACAGATATGTCCCAAGTAAAACACCAATCAATTTCAATGCAAACCTCACAGATGTCTTTCAGGTgcttgatgtagtctctctctgtgctcatAATCTCATTGATGACATTTGTTCTCATCTGCTCTTTGCAGGGTAAACCAGGTCCCAGCAACAGGCCCAGACTTGCCCGGTCCTCTTCTCCAGCCTGAGCCTCCTCTAGGTGGGCCAGATACTCGTCCATGGGTTCGTCCTGGTTCACACGCAACTGGAGAATGCAGGCAGTGTTAAAAGTATGCAATGGCTCTAAGTGGCTCAAATAATAACCCTGTCTTTCAATGTCATCTTTTTCTTCACAGATGCCAAAGTTTAGTAGCAGTTTGATGTCTTTTGATATATATCCCGTAtatccttacctggatgattgaacaTGCACCAGAGTACAGTCAGAACAGAGTTTCTCACCCGTACAAAGCTGGCAGGGAACCAGCCCTCACTGTCCATGATGCGACCCCACCACCACTCCTTGTTAGTTGCATCCACTACTTCAATGACATCACCGGCCTTGAAACCTAACTCCTGGTCATCCATGGTAACATGGTCCCAGAGCCCCTCTGCATACACCACACTGCCATCACTGATGAGCTGCAGAGAAACAACAACAGGAGGGACTGTGGTCACATACAATCAACTTCTGGTTGGGACTGCAGTAGAGTCATGGTATACAGGATTAATGTAAGAACTCTTTCAGCCTTCTAGCCAGGTACAGGTGTGGTCTGAAGCTTGCATACACGcttcatgggcatgaatgttgTGGTCATTTTGGGCATTGATTTCTTTTAACTGTTCCTTTTCTTAGGGTGAAATGAGTGTACACATCTTTACTATATCCTGGGTCTGTTTATTCAGTGAGTTTAAGCTTTTTGGattgtagtttttcttttctttaaatctcTTATTCTTGGTTTTCCTAGGGTTTGTATTTTTCCATGTActttttcagtttcctgtttctggaatCGGATCTACTTTAGGCACTCATGTAATTAACACTCATCTTTACAGACACCTCCATGCATTTGAGTCCGCACGCTTCCACCACACTCTGCACAGCAGAATTTCaagttttaatatatttttgatttttttctaattcacacagggtcaaaagtCTACATACAGCCCTACTAATATCTGGTAAAATATCTCTTAGTAAGGTGCACCTCAACCAGATGCTTTAGATATGCCTGAATGTTGTTGATGGCTAAGTCTGGCTGTATATTTGTCCACTCTTCTTAGCATAAGTGCTAGAGTTCACTTAAATTAATTGGTTTCCTGGTATGGCCCTGGCTTTAAGCACAGTCTACAAACTTTTGAAAAGGATTAAAGTCAAGGCTTT is a genomic window of Astatotilapia calliptera chromosome 9, fAstCal1.2, whole genome shotgun sequence containing:
- the arhgef4 gene encoding rho guanine nucleotide exchange factor 4 isoform X7; this encodes MGFQHGSSRTQLISDGSVVYAEGLWDHVTMDDQELGFKAGDVIEVVDATNKEWWWGRIMDSEGWFPASFVRLRVNQDEPMDEYLAHLEEAQAGEEDRASLGLLLGPGLPCKEQMRTNVINEIMSTERDYIKHLKDICEGYIKQCRKRTDMFTEEQLRTIFGNIEEIYRFQRKFLKGLEQKFNKEQPHLSEIGCCFLEHQTDFQIYSEYCNNHPNACIQLSKLMKVNKYVFFFEACRLLQKMIDISLDGFLLTPVQKICKYPLQLAELLKYTNPQHRDYKDVEAALNAMKNVARLINERKRRLENIDKIAQWQSSIEDFEGEDVLSRSSELIFSGELTKLSLPQAKSQQRMFFLFDHQMVYCKKDLLRRDMLYYKGRIDMDHMEVIDLEDGKEKDFNISVKNALKLRSLTGDEVHLLCAKKPEQKERWLRAFTDERRQVQQDRETGFTLTEVQKKQAMLNACKSHPAGKPKAVSRPYYDFLLRQKHPSLPSALPQQQVFMLAEPKRKTSTFWHNIGRLTPFKK